The DNA sequence CTTCAGCTTATTTTAAAGGAAAGGAGACGGTTTTATGGCTTCCATCCCGCTGATGGTAAACCTGGATAAAAAAAAGATCGTCATCGTCGGCGGTGGAAGGGTGGCGCTCAAACGAATTGCAGTGCTGAATAAAAGTGAGGCCTTTATTACTGTTATCAGTCCGCACTTCCAGCCGGAAATAAAAGCTTTGGAGAAAGCAGGATTTCTTACCTGCCTCGAAAAAGCTTTCGCTCCGGACGATATTTCCGATGCTTTTTTAGTAATTATTGCAACAGATAATCCCGAAGTAAACGAATCAGTAAGGAACGCAGCGCCTGCAAACTGCCTGCTCAATGACGCCTCCTCTGCAGAATCAGGAAGTGTACAGTTTCCTGCGGCAGTGAAGCGGGGCCGCCTTACTATTGCTGTCTCCACAGAGGGAGCGAGTCCGAAGTTTGCAAAACACTTAAAAAAGGAGCTTTCTGAGCGTTATAACGAGGACTACGAAGCTTACATGGAGTTTTTGTTTACGGCCCGGCAGCTTTTGAAAAAAGCTGATCTTTCCTTCGAGGAAAAGGACATGCACCTGCAGATAATTCTAAGTAAATCCTACCTTGATCCCCGGGAACAGGAAAAAAAACTGCTGCAGCTCCGCGATCTTCTGTAAGGCTTTTTCACGCTGATAAAAAAGGGCCGTTTACTAATAGAAAGTCCAGTAGACTGCTGCCTTCCGTTAAGCGGAAGTCTGAAGATCCTTTAGAGCTTCACTGGAAAACAGCTGAAGATAAGCCCTGTATAAAAACTCTGCCAGTGAGCAGAGGACGGACAAAAGCCTGTTAGACAAATCCCCGTCTAACAGGCTTTTTAACACCTCGCGCGGCTCCGCGCGTGCTATCCAGACTGTCTCGATACAGCCTTTTGAGACAGCCTCTTCTTTTTATGCATGAAAATTGACTCCCGAAGTTACTTCTTCAATGATACCGGCACGGATTACGAAATCACCGAAACGCTCTTTCGGCTGCCGTTCTTTTGCATATTGATGCAAAATAGGCTTCAATGTGTCGAGGATTTCTTTCTCGCCAATATTTTCCCGGTACAGCTTATTTAAACGATCTCCAGTGAAACTTGCTCCAAGGTACATATTGTACTTGCCCGGCCCTTTGCCGATAAAGGCAATTTCGCCGAGTGCGGGTCTGGCACAGCCGTTCGGGCATCCCGTCATCCGGATCAGAATTTCTTCATCCCGCAGACCTGCTTCTTCAAGAATATCTTCAATTTTATCGACAAGCGTAGGCAGATACCGTTCAGACTCTGCCATTGCCAGTCCGCATGTCGGGAAGGCGACACATGCCATCGAATTCTGCCGGAGTGCAGAATTATGTTTTCCATCGGTCATCCCGTATGCTTTAACAAGCTTATTGATCGCAGCTTTTTTCGACTTCGCTACGTTGGAAATAATGAGATTCTGGTTTGGCGTCAGCCGGAAGTCACCTTTATGCATTTTGGCAATTTCACGCAGTCCTGTCATCAGCGGGTACCCTTCCGTATCTTTTATACGGCCGTGTTCAATAAACAGAGTCAGGTGCCATTTCCCATCACCTTCTACCCAGCCGTAGCGGTCGCCATTATCTTCAAAATAGTAGGCCCGTTCTTCTTCGAGGTCCCAGCCAAGGCGGTTATTCAGCTCTGCTTTGATCCAGTCCAGGCCGAGCCGGTCCACCGTATATTTGAAACGAGCATTTTTACGCTCGGAACGATTACCGTAATCCCGCTGAATAGTGATGATTTTTTCTGCCACTTCATGAATATGCTCCGGCCTGCTGAAGCCGATGACCCGGGAAAGCTGCGGATACGTATTTGTGTCACCGTGTGTCATGCCCATGCCTCCACCTACCGCTACGTTAAAGCCTCTAAGCTCGCCATCTTCAATGATGGCTATAAAGCCGATATCCTGGGAAAAAATATCAACGTCATTGGAAGGAGGCACGGCTACGCCGATTTTAAACTTTCTCGGCAGGTAAACAGGTCCATACATCGGCTCACTTTCTTCTTCACGGCTGTCGATAACTTTTTCCTCGTCGAGCCAGATTTCATGGTAGGCTCTTGTTTTTGGAAGGAGGTGATCGCTCAGTTTGTGAGAAAGCCGGTGCACCTCTGCATGAACGTTAGACTGATAAGGATTCGCAGCACACATCACATTACGGTTAACATCTCCGCAGGCCGCGATCGTATCCATCATCGCATTATTCATTTCCTGAATACTTTTCTTCATGTTCCATTTAAGAATGCCATGAGTCTGAAAAGTCTGCCTCGTTGTAAGTTTAAGCGTGCCGTTGCCATACGTGTTGGCAATCTCGTCCATCTTAAGCCACTGAGCCGGTGTCGCCACGCCTCCTGCAAGCCGTACACGGATCATAAACTGATAAGCTGGCTCCAGCTTCTGCTGTTTTCGCTCGTTACGCAGATCTCGGTCGTCCTGCATATAGCTTCCGTGGAACTTCAACAGCTTCGTCTGTGCTTCCGGAATTCCTGCACTGAGAGGATCTGCAAAATTTTCTTCCAGCTCCCCGCGCAGAAAACTGCTGTTTCTTTTTATTTCCTCCGTTTCACTTGGAGGTCCGTGTTCTGTTAGTTTGTTCTCTGCCATTGTTAAACCCCATTTCTACACCTGATTAATAAACGTCCCGCTGGTACTGTTTAGCTTTGCGCATGTCGGCCAGATACGTTTCCGCCTCTTCTCTGCTTTTTCCGCCTTCTTTTTCAATAATCGTCAGCAGGGCCTCATGAACATCTTTTGCCATGTACTGCTTATCGCCGCAGACGTAAATATTAGCACCGGATTCAATCCAGCTGTAAATTTCTTTTGCTTCCTCAAGCAGGCGGTGCTGCACATATATTTTTTCTGCGGTATCCCGGGAGAAGGCCACGTTCATCTTTGTCAAAACACCGTCTGTTCTCCATCGCTGCAGTTCTGTCTGATACAGGAAGTCGGTCATAAAATGCTGATCTCCGAAGAAAAGCCACGATTTCCCTTCCGCTTCTGCTTCTTCTCTTTCTTCAAGAAAAGAACGGTAGGGGGCAATTCCTGTTCCAGCCCCAATCATAATAATTGGCGTCGTATGATCTTCCGGAAGCTTGAAGCTCTTGTTCGGCTGCACGAAAACCGAAAGATGATCACCAATGCTCGACCTTTCTGCACATTGTACAGAACAAACTCCTTTACGAGAGCGGCCGTGAGCGTCATAACGCACAGCGCCGACAGTCAGATGTACTTCCTCTGGATTTGCCTCCAGGCTGCTCGCTATCGAATAAAGACGAACCGGTATTTTACGGAGTATACCGGTGAAGTCTCCCACGGATACGTTCCACGGACCGAAGTCTTTCACAAAGTCCACCAGATCTCTTCCTTCGATATACGTTTTTAATTCCTCTTTATTTTCCGGGAGGAGAAGATTAGTAAGCTTCTCATCATCGATCAGCCCTGCCGCTTTCTGCAGGAGCGATTTTGTCAGTGTCGTTATGTCGTACGTTTTGGTCAGAGCCTCACGCAGCGGAAGAACTCCGCCTTCTTTATTGACTGTAATCGTTTCAGCCGGATCCCAGTTCATGTCCTCTATCAGCTGATTAACAAGTTCCGGATCGTTTTCCGGAGCAATCGCCAGGCTGTCTCCGGGCTCATATACAAAATTGGAGCCTTCAAGATTCAGTTCAAGGTGGCGGGTTTCTTTATTGGAACCACGGCCGTTCAGATTAATATTTTCCAGAATTTCCGCTTTAAACGGGTTCTTCTTCGAATAAATCGGCTGGCCTGGGGTTTCCACGGCCGCTGAATCTGTATCCGGTGTTTTTTCCGGTACTGTTTCCGCAGCACCATTTTTCTGCAGTTCGGCTATCACTCCGCTGAACCAGGAGGCAGCTGGTTCTTCATAATCGACATCACAGTCCACCCGTTCGTGGAGGCGTTCCCCACCGAGCTCTGCCAGCCTGTGATCAAACTCTTTGCCTGTCTGGCAGAACTGTTCGTAGGAAGTGTCTCCCAGAGCAAGTACCGAGTAGCGGACGTTATCGAGCTTCGGCGCACGCCGGCTGTGCAGAAAATCGTACAGTCCGAGCGAGTTATCGGGAGGATCTCCCTCGCCGTGCGTACTCGTGATAATAAACAGGTCTTCCACATTTTTTATGTTTTTAGGCTTGAACTGATCCATATCGAGAAGTGTGACAGATAAGTCCTGCTGTTTAAGTTTTTCTGAAAATTCTTTTCCAAGCGACTCACAGTTGCCTGTCTGTGTACCGATCAACACCGTTATATCGCGCGTTTCAGCCTGCTGGCTGCTTGCCTGTGCTTCTTCAGGGCGGACGGGAGCCTCTACGTCCACCGTGGCAGCCGCTTCGGATACCGATGCGCCGGAATAGGCGAGATAGCCGCTGAGCCAGTATTTCTGGCTTTCGTTCAGTGTAGGGAGAAGTTGATTCAAAAGGTCTGTCTGCTCCTCATTAAAGGGGCTGTTAGTTGTCGCGAACTGCAAATTATCCACCTCTTCTTCGTAATGTGATAGTTACCGGCTTTCCTGTTTCCGGTAATAACGCTCTATTTCAACAATCATCGCACCCATTTTCTGAGACTCCGGCTGCAGCACATTGGTAATGCCCTGATTTTCCAGCTCTCCTGCTGTCACTTTTCCCACAGCAGCGGCAAGGACTCCCTCATGAAAAGCCGGGATCAGAGTGCTGTTTTCCTCAGAAAATAAGTTGATGACCTGTTTTTTACTTGTAAATAATACTGCATCCACACTTTGTGCTGAAATGGCCTCCCGCAGCCGGGTCACCGTCTCCTTTGGTGGAGCTTCATGGATATAAGGCTGCGATAAATAAACGTTTCCGCCGTCTTGCTCGAGTTTTTCTTTAAGCCGCGCATCGTCCTGATTGTAGGCTTGTAAAAAAATACGGTTTTCAGGGGCTGATTCTTCTGAAAACGCTTCGAGAAGATTGTTCATCGTACCGTCTTCCGAAAGAAGGTACGGCTGCAGATCGTTTTCTTTAAGCCATTTCATCGTTTTGCTGCCGCGGATTACGAGTTTCGTTTTCTTCAATTTACTAATAAATGCCTCAGCCAGACCTGCCTTGGAAGCTGATTCAGCGAGTGTCCTGGCTCCGATTCCTGTTGTCAGAACAGCCCATTCAAACTCTTCTGCGAGAAAAGTTTTCACGTTTTCCCTGCTCGTCTGTTCATCCAGATGCTGCTTTCCCTGAATCGAATAAACGACGGCTTCTCCGCCTTTTTTCTCCACCATCGTACGAATTGCATCCGACTGGCGGTCAGCTGCGATCGCAATTCGTTTTCCGGTTAAATCTTTCATCGGCTCTCTCCTTTCCCGACGCCCGCCGGAAGTGCTTCGTACACGCGTGCAGCGAGAGCATCGATCATGTTTGGATGATCGCCCAGATAGCTGCAGAGGATAAAGCCGCGGTCCTCATCGGAAAGGTGATCTATTTTTTGCTGCATCGTCTGCATGAGTATGCCGGTGAACCATAAATAGGGAACGACGAAAGTCTGGGGAGCCGCACGTTCGAGTGCTTTTTCGAGTCCTTCATCAAAAGATGGACTGCATGCAGCAAGGTAGCAGACATCTGCGTGTACAGCCCCTGTTTTTTCTTTAAGGCGCCCTGCGATATGCTCAATATCCTGTTTTGTCTGAGGATCTCGGCTGCCGCGTCCAACAACGAGGAGAGACGCATTTTCTTTTACGGGCACTCCTGTTTCTCTGATGCGGTCAACAGCAATATCAATAACACGTTCCTGCACTCCGATCGGCTTTCCGTACGTAAAGGAAATCTGCGGATGGCGGCGCTTAACTTCTTCGATCTCCTCTGGAATATCTTCATAATAGTGGCCGGCACTCAGCAGCAGGACAGGAATAACAGTAATGTTTAATGCACCCTGTTCCACCAGTTTCGCCGCTCCTGCGGCAATATCCGGCTCCGCTAATTCAAGAAAACAAATTTCCTGAAGCGGCACGTCCACCTTTTTCTTCACATCTTCCAAAAAGGAGACCGCCTGCTGTGCTGCTTCTTTTACGCGGCTTCCATGGCTGACGTACAAGACTCCCTGCATCGTTCTCCCTCCTTCTTTACAGCCCGGCTAATGCCGGAACACTCTCTTCTTTCTTCAGCTGTTCGAACCACTGCAGCTTTTCCCGCAGCTTCACAACTTCTCCGACAACGATCATGGACGGCTGCTCTACACTACGTGACTTTTCTACAATATCGGCAAGGGTGCCGGTCACCGTCAGCTGGTCTTCGGTCGTTCCCCACTGAATAAGAGCCACCGGGGTTTTCGCTGTCCGCCCGTGCCGTATCAGCTTTTCACAAATTTCCGGAAGCTTGCGGACTCCCATATAAATACAGAGCGTATCCATACTTTTCACGACGTTTTTCCAGTACTCATCGGATTCTGGCCCAAGCTTGCTCACTCCGGAGATGAATGCTACAGAAGAACTGTAGTCGCGGTGGGTAACGGGAATGCCCGCGTAGGCAGAGGCCGCAACACCTGAAGTCACACCCGGTACAATTTCATAGACAATATTATGCAGAGCGAGCGCTTCTGCTTCTTCTCCTCCCCGTCCAAAAATAAAGGGATCTCCTCCTTTTAAACGTGTCACCGTGTTTCCTTTCAGCGCATAGGTACAGAGAAGCTGGTTGATTTTCTCCTGGCTCATCGAGTGATTTGCCGGGCTTTTCCCACAGTATACCAGTTCTGCGTGCGGCTGTGCCTCTTTCAGCAGATCCATATTTATCAGCCGGTCATAAAGAATGACATCTGCTTTCTGAATCGACTTGAGACCTTTTACCGTTATTAAATCAATGTCCCCCGGTCCGGCCCCGACGATATAAACTTTACTCATGGATAAATCCCCCCTCTTCGCTCCCATGCAGGCTTTTTACTGCATTTCTTATTTTCTTGCTGTATGAAGACCGCATTCTGTCTTTCCGATTCCCTGCCAGCGTCCGTCCCGGCTGTCGCCGCCTTCTTCTACAGCGGTTGTGCAGGGCACGCAGCCAATGCTCGGATATCCCTCATCGTGAAGCTCGTTGTAATCAAGCTGCCGTTCGTGGATATAATTCCACACATCGTCCCACGACCAGTGAATAAGCGGGCAGACTTTGACCGAAGCAAACCGGTCATCTTTGTTCACGAAGTTTGTAGCCGCCCGGCTCGGAGACTGTTCCCGGCGCAGACCTGATATCCATGCCTCCGCTCCGGAAAGGGCTTCTTCAAGCGGCTTAATTTTACGAATATAGCAGCACTGGTCAGGGTGCCTGAGCCAGAGTGCTTCGCCGTGTTCCTCCGCCTGCTCTCGTACCGTCAGCTCCGGCTTCTTCATGTGAATACGCAGCTCAGGGTACCTCCGCTTAACTTTTTCAATCAGCTCATAGGTTTCCGCAAAATGCAGTCCGGTATCAAGAAAAACAATTTCCGCATCTTTTTTTATATCAGCAATCATATCGATGAGAACAATGCCTTCTGCGCCGAAACTGCAAGCATAGACGAGAGAGTCATACGATTCGTAGGCCCACTCGAGAACGCTGCGTGCACCTTTCGTATCGTCACTCGGCTCCTTTTCATGAAAAGGATTTGAAAAGTTCTCATACGTTGTTTTTACTTCTGTCATCTTCCCCGCCTCCTTTATTCGTGGACTTTCCGGGCTTTAATATAGGAAACAATCTTCTCAACCGACGCCTCAAGAGTTTCCTTGTCTGTTTCAATGGTAATTTCGGGATCGACCGGCTCTTCATACGGGGCATCAATACCGGTGAAACCTGTAATTTCTCCGGATCTGGCTTTTTTATAAAGGCCCTTCGGATCCCGCTCTTCGCACGTATCGAGGCCGCATTTCACAAACACTTCGATGAATTCACCCTCTTCAAGCACATTTCTTACCTGCCCGCGGTCTTCTTTATATGGAGAGATAAAAGCAGTCAGCGTAATCAGCCCTGCATCGGACATCAGCTTGCTCACCTCACCGATCCGACGGATGTTTTCTGTCCGGTCTGCCGGTGAAAATCCGAGGTTGCTGTTTAAGCCGTGGCGGACATTATCCCCGTCAAGCCGGTACGTATGCAGACCTTCCTGATGAAGTGCTTTTTCCACCTCCACAGAAACAGTCGATTTCCCGGAGCCGGAAAGGCCGGTAAACCAGAGAACCGCTCCTTCGTGTCCATGCTGCTTCTGCCTGTCTTCTTTCGTTACTTTTGAATCGTGCCAGACGATATTTGCTGATTTGCTCATGCATGATCCCTCCATCTATAAGCTTTTTTATAATTCTTATCTATTTACTCGGTTTAGTTTATAAAAATTTTTAGTTTTCTGTCAATGGTCGAAAAGACATGTTCTAAACGTTAAGCCAGACTACAGAAACAATGGAGACGGTGACGATGAGATAAATAATATTGAGCGGGATACCCACTTTCAAGTAATCCGTAAACCGGTATCCGCCCGGGCCGTAGACGATTAAATTCGTCTGATAGCCGATCGGTGTAGCAAAGCTTGCCGAAGCGGCAATGGCGATCGCTACGAAAAAGCCGACTGGATCCTGTCCAAGCTGATTCGCTACGGCGTGGGCTATCGGAAACATAAGTACCGCCGCTGCATTATTTGTAATAATTTCCGTAAAAATGGAAGTTAACAAGTAAACTACAAACAGGGCGCCGATCACGCCAAATCCACTGGAGATTTCTACAAAATATTCTGCAATAAAAGCGGCCGCTCCGCTTTGTTCGAGTGCAAGACCTATACCGATAGCGCAGGCGATAAGCAGGAGAATGTCAAACTGTATGAAGCGCCTCGTTACATCGACCGAAACAGATTTCGTTAAAAACAAAGTCACAACCGCAAGCAGCGCGGCTTCGAACATGGAAAGAATGCCGAATGCCGCCAGGAGGATCATAGCGACGAGCGTCGTAAGCGAAATCAATGATTTTTTAGAATCGGTAATTTCCGGCTTATCGACCGGAGAAATGAGATAAAAATCTTCTGTTCCGGTCCAGCGTTTCTCAAAATCACGGTTTGCGAGAAGCAGCAGGGTATCTCCCGGCTTCAAAACAATTTCACCGACTTTTCCTTTTACGTGCTCGTCGTTGCGGTGGACCGCAACGACCCCTGCGTCGTACGTTGTGCGGAAACACGTTTCTTTCACCGTCTGTCCAGCCAGGACGGAGCGGTGGGAAACGACGGCCTCCATCAGTGACGCACTCCCGTTCTGCAGTTCATTGAGCTTTACATCCGTTCCCGTTTCGACGTGCAGCCCTTTTACATTCTGCAGATCAATAATCGTGGAAAAGGGGCCGGTGAAAATAAGCCTGTCTTCCGATTCAAGCGTGGTATAGGAAGCAACCGGGGCTGTCCGGTAGCCGTTTCGGATAATTTCAATTAAATAAAGTCCTTTTAAACTTCGCAGTCCGGCTTCCAGAATGGTTTTACCTGCAAGAGAAGAATTTTTTTCCACTTTTGCTTCTGAAAGATATTCCTTTGAGGCATCCTGGAAAGCTTCTGTAGATGTTTTCCGGTCCGGGAGCAGTTTATCGCCGATGGTTACCATGTAAAGAACGCCAATGATACTTGCCGGAAGCCCTACAACCGCCAGCTGGAACATGGTAAACCCTTCCAGCCCCCGCTCCAGCATAAATCCATGGATCACGAGGTTGGTCGATGTGCCGATTAAGGTGAGGGTCCCTCCAAAAATAGCTGCGTAGGAAAGGGGCATTAAAAACTTCGAAGGGGCTATATTTCTATCCTCACACCATTTTCTTACTATCGGAGTAAACATCACGACGATCGGCGTGTTGTTCAAAAATGCTGATAATCCTGCAACAGGATACATCATCCTCGCAAGCGATTTCTTTCTGCCATTCCCTGTGCCGAGCGAACGTTTCACGAGTGCAGTAAGGGCTCCCGTCTGCTGAACGGCCCCTGCTACGACAAAAAGAAGTCCGACTGTCAGCATCCCTTCGTTCGAAAACCCGCGCAGGGCTTCTTCCGGTTCCAGAATGCCTATCAAAAGAAAGAGAGCGAGCGTTACAAACAGGATGAAATGCGG is a window from the Alkalicoccus halolimnae genome containing:
- a CDS encoding SLC13 family permease; the encoded protein is MTVEIGLVLTIILVMLICLIKEVARPHFILFVTLALFLLIGILEPEEALRGFSNEGMLTVGLLFVVAGAVQQTGALTALVKRSLGTGNGRKKSLARMMYPVAGLSAFLNNTPIVVMFTPIVRKWCEDRNIAPSKFLMPLSYAAIFGGTLTLIGTSTNLVIHGFMLERGLEGFTMFQLAVVGLPASIIGVLYMVTIGDKLLPDRKTSTEAFQDASKEYLSEAKVEKNSSLAGKTILEAGLRSLKGLYLIEIIRNGYRTAPVASYTTLESEDRLIFTGPFSTIIDLQNVKGLHVETGTDVKLNELQNGSASLMEAVVSHRSVLAGQTVKETCFRTTYDAGVVAVHRNDEHVKGKVGEIVLKPGDTLLLLANRDFEKRWTGTEDFYLISPVDKPEITDSKKSLISLTTLVAMILLAAFGILSMFEAALLAVVTLFLTKSVSVDVTRRFIQFDILLLIACAIGIGLALEQSGAAAFIAEYFVEISSGFGVIGALFVVYLLTSIFTEIITNNAAAVLMFPIAHAVANQLGQDPVGFFVAIAIAASASFATPIGYQTNLIVYGPGGYRFTDYLKVGIPLNIIYLIVTVSIVSVVWLNV
- the cobA gene encoding uroporphyrinogen-III C-methyltransferase; its protein translation is MSKVYIVGAGPGDIDLITVKGLKSIQKADVILYDRLINMDLLKEAQPHAELVYCGKSPANHSMSQEKINQLLCTYALKGNTVTRLKGGDPFIFGRGGEEAEALALHNIVYEIVPGVTSGVAASAYAGIPVTHRDYSSSVAFISGVSKLGPESDEYWKNVVKSMDTLCIYMGVRKLPEICEKLIRHGRTAKTPVALIQWGTTEDQLTVTGTLADIVEKSRSVEQPSMIVVGEVVKLREKLQWFEQLKKEESVPALAGL
- a CDS encoding phosphoadenylyl-sulfate reductase, with product MTEVKTTYENFSNPFHEKEPSDDTKGARSVLEWAYESYDSLVYACSFGAEGIVLIDMIADIKKDAEIVFLDTGLHFAETYELIEKVKRRYPELRIHMKKPELTVREQAEEHGEALWLRHPDQCCYIRKIKPLEEALSGAEAWISGLRREQSPSRAATNFVNKDDRFASVKVCPLIHWSWDDVWNYIHERQLDYNELHDEGYPSIGCVPCTTAVEEGGDSRDGRWQGIGKTECGLHTARK
- a CDS encoding sirohydrochlorin chelatase, with translation MQGVLYVSHGSRVKEAAQQAVSFLEDVKKKVDVPLQEICFLELAEPDIAAGAAKLVEQGALNITVIPVLLLSAGHYYEDIPEEIEEVKRRHPQISFTYGKPIGVQERVIDIAVDRIRETGVPVKENASLLVVGRGSRDPQTKQDIEHIAGRLKEKTGAVHADVCYLAACSPSFDEGLEKALERAAPQTFVVPYLWFTGILMQTMQQKIDHLSDEDRGFILCSYLGDHPNMIDALAARVYEALPAGVGKGESR
- a CDS encoding NAD(P)-binding protein; this encodes MASIPLMVNLDKKKIVIVGGGRVALKRIAVLNKSEAFITVISPHFQPEIKALEKAGFLTCLEKAFAPDDISDAFLVIIATDNPEVNESVRNAAPANCLLNDASSAESGSVQFPAAVKRGRLTIAVSTEGASPKFAKHLKKELSERYNEDYEAYMEFLFTARQLLKKADLSFEEKDMHLQIILSKSYLDPREQEKKLLQLRDLL
- the cysC gene encoding adenylyl-sulfate kinase, producing the protein MSKSANIVWHDSKVTKEDRQKQHGHEGAVLWFTGLSGSGKSTVSVEVEKALHQEGLHTYRLDGDNVRHGLNSNLGFSPADRTENIRRIGEVSKLMSDAGLITLTAFISPYKEDRGQVRNVLEEGEFIEVFVKCGLDTCEERDPKGLYKKARSGEITGFTGIDAPYEEPVDPEITIETDKETLEASVEKIVSYIKARKVHE
- a CDS encoding assimilatory sulfite reductase (NADPH) flavoprotein subunit, whose amino-acid sequence is MQFATTNSPFNEEQTDLLNQLLPTLNESQKYWLSGYLAYSGASVSEAAATVDVEAPVRPEEAQASSQQAETRDITVLIGTQTGNCESLGKEFSEKLKQQDLSVTLLDMDQFKPKNIKNVEDLFIITSTHGEGDPPDNSLGLYDFLHSRRAPKLDNVRYSVLALGDTSYEQFCQTGKEFDHRLAELGGERLHERVDCDVDYEEPAASWFSGVIAELQKNGAAETVPEKTPDTDSAAVETPGQPIYSKKNPFKAEILENINLNGRGSNKETRHLELNLEGSNFVYEPGDSLAIAPENDPELVNQLIEDMNWDPAETITVNKEGGVLPLREALTKTYDITTLTKSLLQKAAGLIDDEKLTNLLLPENKEELKTYIEGRDLVDFVKDFGPWNVSVGDFTGILRKIPVRLYSIASSLEANPEEVHLTVGAVRYDAHGRSRKGVCSVQCAERSSIGDHLSVFVQPNKSFKLPEDHTTPIIMIGAGTGIAPYRSFLEEREEAEAEGKSWLFFGDQHFMTDFLYQTELQRWRTDGVLTKMNVAFSRDTAEKIYVQHRLLEEAKEIYSWIESGANIYVCGDKQYMAKDVHEALLTIIEKEGGKSREEAETYLADMRKAKQYQRDVY
- a CDS encoding uroporphyrinogen-III synthase — protein: MKDLTGKRIAIAADRQSDAIRTMVEKKGGEAVVYSIQGKQHLDEQTSRENVKTFLAEEFEWAVLTTGIGARTLAESASKAGLAEAFISKLKKTKLVIRGSKTMKWLKENDLQPYLLSEDGTMNNLLEAFSEESAPENRIFLQAYNQDDARLKEKLEQDGGNVYLSQPYIHEAPPKETVTRLREAISAQSVDAVLFTSKKQVINLFSEENSTLIPAFHEGVLAAAVGKVTAGELENQGITNVLQPESQKMGAMIVEIERYYRKQESR
- the cysI gene encoding assimilatory sulfite reductase (NADPH) hemoprotein subunit — its product is MAENKLTEHGPPSETEEIKRNSSFLRGELEENFADPLSAGIPEAQTKLLKFHGSYMQDDRDLRNERKQQKLEPAYQFMIRVRLAGGVATPAQWLKMDEIANTYGNGTLKLTTRQTFQTHGILKWNMKKSIQEMNNAMMDTIAACGDVNRNVMCAANPYQSNVHAEVHRLSHKLSDHLLPKTRAYHEIWLDEEKVIDSREEESEPMYGPVYLPRKFKIGVAVPPSNDVDIFSQDIGFIAIIEDGELRGFNVAVGGGMGMTHGDTNTYPQLSRVIGFSRPEHIHEVAEKIITIQRDYGNRSERKNARFKYTVDRLGLDWIKAELNNRLGWDLEEERAYYFEDNGDRYGWVEGDGKWHLTLFIEHGRIKDTEGYPLMTGLREIAKMHKGDFRLTPNQNLIISNVAKSKKAAINKLVKAYGMTDGKHNSALRQNSMACVAFPTCGLAMAESERYLPTLVDKIEDILEEAGLRDEEILIRMTGCPNGCARPALGEIAFIGKGPGKYNMYLGASFTGDRLNKLYRENIGEKEILDTLKPILHQYAKERQPKERFGDFVIRAGIIEEVTSGVNFHA